AAGAACCATGTCAGAGGCTTCCTTGGCTGCTTCAGTACCGTTTTTGCCCATGGCCACACCTACGTCTGCTCTTTTGAGGGCCGGGGCGTCATTGACTCCGTCTCCAGTCATTGCAACAATATGGTTGCGTGCCTGCAGGGCCTTGACCAGTCTAAGTTTATGTTCAGGGCTGGTACGGGCAAAGACATCAATATCAGGGGTTACCTTTTCCAGATCTTCATCGGATTTGTTTTCAAGTTCCTTTCCAGTCAAGGCGGTTTTGCCGTCACCAATACCAAGTTTTTCAGCTATGGATAAAGCAGTTAAGGCGTGATCTCCAGTGATCATCTTGACCCTGATGCCTGCTGAACGACATTCCTTTACAGAAACACAATCCCCGATGAGTTTGGCAGCAGCCTCAATGGCTTCCTCTCTAGGGGGGTCAATAATACCAAAGACGCCGAGAAGTGTGAATCCATCTTCTACATCCTTATCCTGTACACTTTGCAGATCACCAGCTTTTTTTACGGCAACAGCAAGAAGACGCTGGCCTTTGGAAGCAATTTCTTCCCCGCTTTTCTGCCAGAAATCAAGATCTAAAGGCTTGTCTTTACCTTGATGGCGTTGATGAGAGCAACGCTCCATAACCCTTTCAGGAGCTCCTTTCAGGATAACTACATTTTTACTGTCAACCCTGTTCAGGGTGGCCATGAATTTTTTTTCTGAACTGAAAGGCATGCTGTCCTGGCGTGGATTTTCCGCATTTATTTTTTCCTGGTCAAGTCCGGCTTTCATGGCTGCAGTAACTAAAGCACCTTCGGTGGGTGCTCCATCAAGCTTCCAATGTCCATCTGATTCCTTGATATCAGCATCATTGCATAAAAAGGCAGAGCGCAACATTTCCATGAGCACCGGATAATTATTGAAATCTACTTCCTTATCATGGAGCTTGAAAACACCATCCGGAGAATAACCTGCCCCTGTAACCGTAAAGAGATTATCGCCTGTCTGAATATTTTGTACAGTCATCTCATTCTTGGTAAGTGTTCCTGTTTTGTCGGAACAGATAATGGTCACTGAGCCAAGGGTTTCAACAGCCGGCAAACTGCGAATAATGGCGTTTCTTCTGGCCATTCTCTGTACTCCGATGGCCAGAGTGATGGTCATAATGGCTGGAAGGCCTTCAGGTATGGCAGCTACAGCAAGACCTACAGCAGCCAGAAACATGTCGCCGGCACTATAATCCCTGATCAATATACCGAAGAAGAAAGTAAGACCGGCAAGGACAAGTATGACTGCAGTGAGCATGTGTCCGAATCTGGCAATCTGTCTTAACAAAGGAGTAGTCAGGGTATCAACCTGGCTGAGCATGGAGCTGATGCGCCCGATCTGGGTATTTTCTCCAGTTGTAGATACAACCCCTCTGGCCTGGCCGTATGTGACCAGCGTTCCAGAAAAGGCCATACTCGTTCTGTCACCCAGGGAAGAATCCTCGTCAACCTCATGGGTATTTTTACTCACAGCAACAGATTCTCCAGTCAGAGCCGACTCATCAATTTGAAGATCTCTGGATTCAAACAGTCTGATGTCAGCAGGGACTTTATCCCCTGCCTTAAGCACCACAACGTCTCCGGGGACAAGGTCCTGGGCTGAAATTGTCTGTCTTTTACCATCTCTTATGACCACAGCCTGGGGTGCAAGCATGTTTCTGATGCTGTCGAGAGATTTTTCAGCCTTGCCTTCCTGGATGAAACCTATCAGCGCATTGACTATGGTCACACCGAATATGACCATGGAATCCACCCATTCCTGCAATAGGGCGGTTATGACTGCCGCGACAAGAAGTACATAAATCAGAACATTGTGAAACTGGAGCAGAAATCTGGTTAGAGGACCCTTTCTTGCTGTCTGGGCCAGCATGTTAGGGCCAAAACTGTTCAGCCTGTCAGTGGCTTCCTTGATGGACAGGCCATCAGGGCCTGTCTCTAAAATATTCATGGCTTCATCAGTGGGAACACTGTGCCATTTTCTTTTATCAGATATTCTGGGTTGATTATTCACTTTATGCCTCCTTGAAATGAAATAAGCTTAACTTTGCTTTTGCCACAAATATGAAAATTTGTCCAATAGTAACAGTGCAAGGGAAAAGTATGTGCCGGACAGATAGGGTTTCACGTGCAGGTGTTTTCATTTGTGACTACTGTTATGGTGTAAGTGTTTACCATTTAGTATCCAAAAATAAAGAACACAAAAAACAAGATTGAGATAATTGAAGAAATTTGAAGAAAATCAAAAAGTATCTTGTTGAAAAAAAATTATGCAATGTCCAAAGCAGTTGTTAATGTCCCATGATCATTGGGGTTTGGGCTTGGAGAATTAAATTGTGGACAGCAGTTGGAGTAAACCTGATTATCAAATAAAAAATGTTTATTATCAATATGTTAAGAGTTGAGTGCTCCATAGGTGACAACTGCTTAAAAGCACTGATTTTGAAGGTTGCCAGTTAAACGGGATTCCGGATAAAGATCGTCCTCATGATGAACGCGTGGGAAAGAATTCAACCAATCCTCGAAAAATCCCTGAAACCAGGGATTTTTCAGCTATGGATCAAACCTCTCAAGGGTGAATATCATCAGGATTCCAACAGATTAGTGCTGGAAGCTCCCAATGACTTTATTGCTTCATGGGTCAAAGACAAACTGGAAGATGCAGTGTTAAGCTCTGGAATGGAGGTGCTTGGAAAAAAGCCGGAGTTGGCCATTACTTCACCTGACAATAACTGTAAAACCAGCCCTTTGAAGGTTGGACGTATGGTCAATCCTGAGGAAAAACCGGCTTTGCCATCTCGAAAAGCCTTGAAAATCGTCAGCGGATTCAAATTTTTCTTCAGGGACTTTGTTGTTGGTCCCTGCAATGAGCTGGCCTATGTGGCTTCCAAAAGCTTCTGCAGTGAACGTATTTCTTCTGATCAGCTTTTTCTGTGTTCCTCTACCGGTCTTGGCAAAACGCATCTGGCCCAGTCCATGGGCAACCACCTGGCTGAGATTTCCAATACTAAAAATATTCGCATGGCTTACCTGACTGCAGAAGAATTTGCCAGCCAACTGGTTATGGCTCTGAAATCACGTCGTATGGATGAATTCAAGGCAAGATTCAGGGATCAGATTGATGTACTTATGTTAGAAGATATCCATTTTTTTCAAGGAAAGGAGAATATTCAGAATGAGTTTCTTTCCACAATAAATTCTCTGCAGTGTCAGGGCAAAAAAGTAGTTTTAACCAGCACTTTTCTCCCCAAAGAGCTTAAAGACATTGATTCCAATATTGTTTCGCGAATGTGCAGGGGGTTTCTCGCCGTTATTGAGAGACCTGATTTGCAAACCAGAAGAGAAATCATCAAAAACAAGGCTGCTTCCATGCAGATTGATGTGCCCGACGAAGTGACGGATTTTCTTGCAGGCAAGATACAGCAAGATATCCGTCAGCTGGAAAGTTGTCTGCAAAATCTTGTTTTTAAGGCCAGGATGCTTAAGGAAAAGATATCTCTTGAGCTGGCAAACCAGGTTATCAAGCACTTTGATGTTCAGGAGCACAGCCTGAGCATGGATGATATCATTAATCAGGTGTGTAAGTTGTTTGATGTTTCTTTGGACAGCATCAGTTCCAAGAGTAGAAAAAAACAGTATGTTCTGGCGAGAAACGTGGCATTTTTTGTGGCTCGCAGACATACCGAAGCATCCCTGAAGGAAATCGGTTATAAACTTAACCGTCGACACTCCACTGTGATCAAGGGTATAACGAGTGTAGAAAAAGAGCTTTCCCGTCAAAGCCCTCTTGGCAGACAGCTGGAACAGACTATCAGCCAGATTGTAAGCTGAAAATACAGATCCATTTTTACAACATTACCAGTTCCATCTCTCCCCAGGCTGTCAGCTCTTCCCCGAGTTGGGCCAGTAGTCCAGTCACTCCCTTTTCCTCCAGTTCCTGCCTTTTTTTGTTCATGATATGCAGTGATTTTCTGCTGTTTACCATATTGCACAAAGCAGTAGCTGCAGCATCGGCTACTGCTCCTGATTTTGCTTTGACAACAACCAGATCACCCTTGCCCAGGCTTATGGAATGTCCGATTGTAGCTGATGAAGAACAGACAGCGCAGGGAGTTTCGCAGGTCTTGACGCGAATGCCAAGGGTCAGTTCCTGACCAGGGTCAGCAAGCAGCCCTACTAACCTGTCTTGCGTCGAGTATATAAATATATCTCCTCCATTTTCAATTAGAGCCTCAGGGCTTAATTGATTAAGGTACTGTGCAATATCCTGAGCAACAGCACCGGCCACTGCGGCCATTGGGCCAACATTAAAAAGTGCTGCAGCCTTACACATGTTCTGGATTATTGTCGGAGCATGCCTGGGAATGGGTAATGGGGTCATTGCTGCAGCAAATTCAGGGTGAAACAGGATATGAGTTTTGATGCTCTGTCTTATTTTGTGCAGTCGGCTCAGAAGATGCCCACTGTAGTCAGCTGTGCTTATGATGTATAGATCACTTTGCTCAACAACCAGTTGATAGCCGACTTCACCTTGAAAAGGGGTGCATGACTGACGATAATTTCTCGAAGGATTGATATATTTCATAATTGTAATCAAAGTTGACTGTAGCTGGATTTTTACTAATCTGGTTTTAGTCACTTAGAAGCTCTCCACCCGGGCGGCCCGGGACCGAACTTGTGAGTAACTGTCTTTAAAGTGGAGCCTGCATCCTGCAGGCTATTTAATTCCAGGCGGCTGGAAGCTGCCTCCACCTTGAAGAACAGTCCCATATTTGGAAATTGGGACAGTCCCCGCGAGGTACTATAAAAAAATTTGATGCTGCATTGGTCCCTGGAAGAAATTGGCTTTAATGACAAAATTTACACAGCGCGGGACAGTCCCTGTGCCAGGCTCAAAGTTCCCATCTTTGACGGAACTTTTCTGGCAAATGTGCATGTATCATAGGGCAAAAATCGAAAAATGTGAAAACTGTAAACGTATGATTTTATTGGCAAAACTATTCCAGTTACTTAGAAGAAGGATACAGCTTATGACGTCTCTGGTTTCAGTAATCATTCCAACATATAATAGAGCGTGGTGTCTAAATAGAGCCATATACTCTGTCCTGGCCCAAGATTATCGTCATTTTGAGCTGATCGTTGTTGATGACGGCTCCACAGACACTACAGCCGGAATAACTGACAGTTTTCATGATAGAAGAATCAGATACATTTATCAAGACAACAAAGGTGTTGCTGCTGCAAGAAATACTGGCCTCAGTATTTCTAGGGGCAGGTATGCAGCCTTTTTAGACTCAGACGACACGTGGATGCCTGATAAACTTGGCAGACATTTAAACTTTATGTGTGAAAGCGGATTCAAGATTTCACAGACTGAAGAAATCTGGTTTAGAAAAGGCAAAAGGGTAAATCCCATGATTAAGCATCATAAGCCTTCAGGCTGGATATTTGAACGTTCTTTAGAGTTGTGCCTGGTAAGTCCTTCCTGTACAATAATGAATATGGATCTGGTGGATCAGGGGTTTGTTTTCAATGAAGGGCTGCCTGCATGTGAGGACTATGATCTGTGGCTCAGAATAAGTCTGCATTATCCCTTTGGATTGCTTCCGGTTCCCTTGACTGTTAGGAATGGAGGGCGCCCTGATCAGCTTTCGTCAAAAATTATTGGTCTTGATTTGTACCGAATTTATTCCCTGCTGGATATAAAAAAACATGGAGTTCTTGACTATGAAGCAGACCTGGCTCTCAACAGTATTCTGAAAAACAAGGTGAGGATATATTGTCAAGGGTGCCTGAAAAGGGGACGCGTGGAAGAAGCCATGCGAGTTCAGGAGCTTGTGCTGCAATATTTTAGTAACTTACCGCCTCAATTCTGTAGCAAAAAACAAGAAGCTTTTTTACTTTGATATGAGAAATAATGCCCAAGATCCTGATTCTTCAGCCTTCAGCCTGATAAATCAGTCAACGCCTCAACTTAACTGTCCCTGTTCAAAATTGGGTTGTGGGCACAGCCCGCATTAATGTGGGTAGATGTTTGCTTATTTTATGTATTTGGCATTCCTTGCGCAGTGTTTCTTGACATAAGGTTTGAATAGTGAAAAATTTTAGTCAGGTAAGCTGTATGCAAAGGCCTGACTTCTGCAGTGATTTTTTTACGTATCTACATAACGGGCACGCCAGAGACCGTAAAGCTATGAAAATTACCTTTTTTGCCATTTTGTTATTTGTCCCTCTCTGGACTGTTCAGGCCCATGCCGCCAGTCAGGATAATGTTGTCCTGGCTTATGTTGATTTTCCTCCTTATGAATACATGGAAAATAACGAGGCCCGGGGAATTCTCGTGGAAATTGTGCGTACTGTATTTGACAGGGCTGACATAAACCTTGAACTGGTTTATTATCCATTCAACAGGGCCTATCAGGAAGCCATGCAGGGCAGTATAGCCGGTATTTTTAATTTTTACAAAACTCCCCAAAGACTTGAGCATTTCGACTTTTCCGATCCTGTCATTCTCAATCCACTTTACTTGTTTGTTCGCCAGGAAAGTGAGCTTTCTTTCAATGGCGCCATTGAAGATCTATCCGGTCTGAATGTAGGTGTTATGTCAGGGTATACTTATGGGGCTGAATTTGACAATTGCAATTTGTTCAACCTCGATAAAGCCAACTCTCATGAGTCCAACTTCAAAAAATTGATCATGGGACGCATTGATGTTTACCCGTGCGACTGGCTTGTGGGACATTACGTGCTCCAGAATCATGGATTGCAGCACAATGTCAGGGCCTTGCCTGTTCCTTTAACCGTTATGGAGGGCCATATCGGTTTTGCCGGGGGCAGACACCATGATGTCCTTAAAAGAATTAATCCTGTTATCAGAACTATGCATGAATCCGGAGAGATACAGGCCATCATAGACATTTATATTCAAGGCTCAGACTACCTGCAGAGTCTGATAACCGGGAATATGGAGTCAATGGGGGGTCAATACTCTCATAACCTTCAGCCCAAACCAGATGCGCAATGATTAAGCTTTTTGGCAGGCAAATTCAGAGAAGTTTGACTAAAGACCTCATTGTGGGGATTTCATTGTCCCTTGCCGTCTTACTGACTGCTCTCGGCGCAATCTTTTATTTTTATCTTACCGAGAGGTACAGTGCTGACATACAAAACAGATCTGAAATGCTGAGCGATGAAATAGCTCATGTTCTTTCCAGACCAGCTTGGAACCTGGACCATGATTTTGCCACCCATATTGCTTCGGCCTATTTACATAATGAAATAGTGAGCGGTATCAGACTGATTTTCAGTCCTGAGACTGTTGTTTTTGACCATATTCCAGACCATAACGGGCAGGATCTCTTTGGAAAGACCAGGGATATCTATTTTGAAAATGATTTTTTTGAACCACACGTTGTAGGCGAGGTGGAAATATGGTTTTCCAGACATCAAATTCATGAAATGCAGAATAATATAATCCGCATTGTAGGGGTGACGTTACTGAGTTCAATTGTGATTATTGTACTGGTTATTCAGATTCTAATGTCATTATTGCTCAAAAGGCCACTCTCAAGTTTGCATAAAAGTATCCGGTCCATAGCAGCAGGTAATTATAAAAGCTTTATAAGGCCGGTGCCGCAGGAGGATATAAATGCAATTATTTCAGATGTTAATCTAATGGCAGAATGTATAGCCGATCATACCAGCCGTCTCAGTCTGGAAATTAATGACCGCAAGCAGGTGGAAAAGGACTTGCGGGAGAGAGGCAGACAATTACAGAGTTTGAGCGATAATTTGCCGGATGGATATGTGTATCAATGTATCATGAGTGATGATGAAAAACGTTTTACTTACATCAGTGCCGGGGCCCAGCGCCTGCATAAAGTGTCTGTAACTGATATCCTGGCCGATTACCGGGCATTTTATAACCTGTTTACTGAACAGGACAGAGAGCATATTCTGGAGCAGGAGAATAGAGCGACTGAAACCATGTCGCAATTCAATACGACAGCGAGATATATCTCACCTGATAATGAACTGCGGTGGATGTCTCTAACAGCTGCCCCAAGGCTGACTGCAGAGGGTGATCTTGTCTGGGAAGGTATTGCCATGGATATTACTGCTCAAAAAAACCTTGAAGAGCAGCTGCGTCAGTCCCAGAAAATGGAATCAGTGGGTATTCTGGCAGGAGGTATTGCTCATGATTTTAATAATATTCTCCAGGCCATGAGTGGGAATATTCAGCTGATCTTAATGCATAAATCCAAAAACGATCATGACACAAAACGGTTGGAGATCATAGCGGGATCAATAGATCGGGCAGCCAGGCTTGTAAGGCAGCTGCTTCTGTTCAGCCGCAAAGCTGATGTTATGCGCCAATGCCTTGATCTCAATACTATTGCGCGTGATTCTATTGTCATGCTGCAGAGAATTATTCCCAAAATGATCAGCGTACAGTTTGCTCCTGATGAAAATTTATGGACAATTGAAGCAGACCCGGTTCAAGTCGAACAGGTAATCTTAAATCTGGGTACCAATGCAGCTGATGCCATGCTTGAAGGTGGCAGATTGACCATTGAAACAAAAAATGTGGATCTTGATGATGACTACGTCTCAAGTCAGCTGGATATCCAGCCTGGACAATATGTTATGCTTTGCATCTCTGATACCGGACATGGTATGGACACAGTTACTCTCGCCAGTATTTATGATCCTTTTTTTACTACCAAAGAAGTGGGTAAGGGAACAGGACTGGGGCTGGCTACGGTCTATGGAATAGTTAAAAGTCATGGTGGCAGTATTCATTGCTATAGCGAACCGGGACAGGGGACAACTTTCAGGATCTATTGGCCCCGGGCTGTGAATGAGCCTGCCCTAAAAGCGTTGGATCAGCCTGAAGTTGAATCTTCCTGGATTGTCAAGGGTAATGAGACAATACTGGTAGTGGACGATGACTTAGATATTCTGGAATTGACTGCAGAAGCTCTCGAGGGCTATGGCTATCAGATTCTGACGGCTGCCAGCGGCGAAGAAGCCCTGTCAAAGTACTCGGAGCGAAAAGGTGAGATAGATATGGTGATCCTGGATTTAAACATGCCCGGTATGGGCGGCAGGCAATGTTTGGATCAGTTGCTGACAAAGGATGCAGCAGTCAAAGTGCTTGTGGCCAGTGGCTACTCCTTAACCGGGCAGGCTGCAGATGTACTCAAAAGTGGTGCTGCGGGATACATTGGCAAGCCTTTTCAATTTAGTGAACTGCTGATCAAAATCAGGGAAATATTGAGTAAAGGAGAATAATTTATGAAATGGTTTTTTTTCGTACAAACCGGGATGACAGCCTTTATTGTTTTGGTTTTGCTTGTGGGATGTGGTGGGGGCACCAGCAAGGATGATGAAGAACTGAATCGTCAGATTGGACAGATGCTCATGATAGGTTTTCGTGGACTGGAAGTGGATGAAAACCACTTTATTGTCAGAGATATCCAGGAAGGCCGTGTGGGTGGGGTAATACTGTTTGATCGAGACGTGGCTTTAAGCTCGGATATACGCAATATTGAATCTCCTGAGCAGTTGAAAAAACTGACAGCAAGCCTGCAGAGCCTGACTGACGATCCCCTTCTCATTGCAGTGGATCAGGAGGGGGGCAGAGTAGCAAGGCTTAAAGAAAAGCATGGATTTCCGCCTACTGTATCTCAAGGCTGGTTAGGCAAAGCAGATGACCTGCAGCTTACCTTTGACTATGCATCACAAACAGCCCAGTTACTGGCTGACATGGGAATCAATGTCAATCTTACTCCAGTAGTTGATGTTAATGTTAACCCTGACAACCCGGTTATTGGCAGACTTGAGCGGAGTTTCTCAGATGATCCTCAAAAGGTTGCACTGCATTCCGCACAAGTCATAGAAGCCCACCGCGAGCATAATATCATTACTGCCCTGAAACACTTTCCAGGACATGGCAGTTCCACACAGGACTCGCACCACGGTTTTACTGATGTTACTGATACATGGAAAGAATACGAACTGAAACCCTATACTTTGCTCTTTGACTCTACCGGGGTTGATATGGTCATGACTGCTCATGTTTTTAATGCCCGCTTAGATTCACAGTGGCCGGCAACCTTGTCTTACAGTATATTGCATGATCTTCTGCGTGTTGAAATGGGGTTTGACAAGGTTATTATATCCGATGACATGCAGATGGGGGCCATAAGGGATCAGTACGGCCTTAATACTGCTGTTGAAAGAACTATACTCTCTGGAGCTGATATAATAATTTTTGGTAATAATCTTGTATATGACGAAGAGATTGCCTCAAAAGTACGGGACATTATCATCAACAAGGTTTATCAGGGCAAGATAAGCCGGGGGCGCATTCAGGAGTCTTATGACCGGATTATGAAGCTTAAAGAGGGTTTGTCTTAACACTAATGCAGGTTGTACCCGTAACCCAATTTAAACAAGGATCGTTAAGTTGGGGCGATAACTTTAATTTTAGGCTGAAGGCTGAAGGCTGAAGGCTGAAGGCTGAAGACTGAAGGCTGAAGACTGAAGGCTGAAGGCTGAAGGCTGAAGACTGAAGGTTTAAGGCTGAAGGTTGAAGGTTGAAGACTGAAGGTTTAAGGCTGAAGGCTGAAGGTTGAAGGCTGAAGGTTTAAGGCTGAAGGCTGAAGGCTGAAGGTTGAAGGCTGAAGGTTGAAGACTGAAGGTTTAAGGCTGAAGGTTGAAGGTTGAAGAATAAGGATTTTGGGTATTATTGCTCTTGTCAGGGTTAAAAATTTTCTTGTTACACCTCGTTCCCAGGCTCCAGCCTGGGGACGTTTAGTTCTTGCGGCTCCAGCCGCTTCTTCATACCAAAACCTGGATTCCGGCTTTCGCCGGAATGACGGTAAAGAGTAAAAACTTGCTTTAACCGTCACCCCGGACTTGATCCGGGGTCCAGTTTTTTTTGAAGTTACTTGTAAGTTCCTCACCTGGGTGGACCGGGACCGAACTTGTGAGTAACTGTCTTTAAAGTGGAGCCTGCATCCTGCAGGCTATTAAATTCCAGGCGGCTGGAAGCCGCCTCCACCTTGAAGAGCTGTCCCATATTTGGAAACTGGGACAGTCCCCGCGAGGTGCTACAAACAAGACTGATGCTGCATTGGTTCCTGGAAGAAATTTGCTTAAATGAAAAAATTTACACAGCGAGGGACAGCCCCCCTCCGGGCTGTAAGCCTCCGGGCAGGAAGCTGTGCCAGGCGCAAAGTTCCCATCTTTGACGGAATTTTTCAGGCAAATGTGCATCATTCATAAGCAAAAATCGTAAAAACATGAAAATTGTAACCGTCTGATTTTATTGGCAAAAAGATTATAGTTGCTTGTAAGCTCCTCCCCCGGGCGGATCGGGACCGAACGTGTGAGTAACTTGAAATAGCCTTAACACGTTAGAGATTGCCGCGCTCGAAGACTCGCTCGCAATGACAACTTAGCTGTCAGGGATGTAGTTGCTGAAAACCTGTCACCCAAGAGGGAGCCTAAGCAACCGAAGCAATCTGTATGGTAAAACCACCCCTCGTTCCCAGGCTCCAGCCTGGGGACGTCTTGCTCTTGCGGCTCCAGCCGCCTCTTCAAAAAGTAGCTGGAGCCACAAAAAAAAGAGATGTTCCCAGGCTGGAGCCTGGGAACAAGAGCAAATATACTGATATTTGTAAGTGTTTAATTTTATTGTTAATATGATTCCAGTTACTTAGAAGCTATAAAATATCGATACAAAGAGTACACTCCAGTTTTCAGAATCGCTTTATGTTCGAGGTACATTGTAACAGCTCCGGAGGGCGAGTATGCGTGGTGCGCCAAAAAAGAAAAAGATAAATGGCTGGGACAAAATTAGTAATTATCTGCTTAAAATTTTAAAACCTTATGATTGGACTCTTTCCTTTCGCTTCATAGTTATACCTGCTGTTTTCCTTTTTCTCGTTGTTTTGATTACTTCTCTTTTTTTTGCACGCAGTATTCACATGTCATCCCAGGAGCATCTTACCGAACGACTTCATCTTGGACATTCTTTACTGAATAACCAGTTCAGGGAGAACTTCAGATTTATTGACTTCAGCGCAGCCCGTATTGCAGAGAATCCAGATGTAATCCAGGCTTTTTCCTCACGGGATTTGTCTCTAATCAATGACCTGCTTAAACAATCCACAGACCCCATCAGACAACTGCCAGGTTTCAACTCTCTTGATTTCTGTATTTACCTTGACTTGGACCATGAAGGCCCATTGTCTGGATGGGAGTGTACTGTCAGAAATGAAGTGATTGCACCTTTTGTCGAAAAAACATGGAAGTCACGTGATGGGAACAGCGAGATTTATGTTGGATCCATGGGTCTGAGCAGAATAACCTTAGTGCCTGTTATTCAAGATATGAAAACTGCAGGAGTGTTCGGGATACGCATTTCTCTGAACTCCATTCTGTTCAATCTTGATCTGCCAAGAGGAATGACCATGGTTCCGGTGGTCAGTGATGAATTTGC
The sequence above is drawn from the Desulfonatronovibrio magnus genome and encodes:
- a CDS encoding glycoside hydrolase family 3 protein, which translates into the protein MKWFFFVQTGMTAFIVLVLLVGCGGGTSKDDEELNRQIGQMLMIGFRGLEVDENHFIVRDIQEGRVGGVILFDRDVALSSDIRNIESPEQLKKLTASLQSLTDDPLLIAVDQEGGRVARLKEKHGFPPTVSQGWLGKADDLQLTFDYASQTAQLLADMGINVNLTPVVDVNVNPDNPVIGRLERSFSDDPQKVALHSAQVIEAHREHNIITALKHFPGHGSSTQDSHHGFTDVTDTWKEYELKPYTLLFDSTGVDMVMTAHVFNARLDSQWPATLSYSILHDLLRVEMGFDKVIISDDMQMGAIRDQYGLNTAVERTILSGADIIIFGNNLVYDEEIASKVRDIIINKVYQGKISRGRIQESYDRIMKLKEGLS